A window from Citrus sinensis cultivar Valencia sweet orange chromosome 5, DVS_A1.0, whole genome shotgun sequence encodes these proteins:
- the LOC102617835 gene encoding pre-rRNA-processing protein TSR2 isoform X2 — MANANTSAGAQGPPPQLSPESAPLFSEGISLVLSRWSALQMAIKNEWGGRGSRALAEQLGSDIFAWFTQSKGMLSLNAMIEDGSIEEVAERLMVMHEEFLEGNYESIIKLRETRPQAVAGSHIRQSVNGDNDDDDSTDDDDESSNMMVDTPESNSQSNSVNVQASEVRPSVAAEAEDGWTVVSSKRKGKRN, encoded by the exons ATGGCCAACGCAAACACAAGTGCTGGAGCACAGGGGCCCCCGCCGCAGTTATCTCCAGAATCGGCGCCCCTGTTCAGTGAAGGCATATCTTTAGTTCTCTCCCGGTGGTCGGCTCTTCAGATGGCCATCAAGAACGAGTGGGGCGGTCGCGGCTCTCGCGCCTTAGCCGAACAGCTCGGCTCCGATATTTTCGCCTGGTTCACTCAGTCTAAAg GTATGCTTTCTCTCAACGCAATGATTGAGGATGGAAGTATTGAGGAG GTGGCTGAAAGATTAATGGTCATGCATGAAGAATTTTTGGAAGGTAATTATGAGTCTATTATAAAACTGAGGGAAACTCGTCCGCAGGCAGTTGCTGGTTCACATATCAGACAG AGTGTGAACGGTgacaatgatgatgatgatagcACAGATGACGATGATGAATCATCCAACATGATGGTGGATACACCAGAATCGAATTCGCAGTCAAATTCAGTTAATGTTCAAGCCAGTGAGGTGAGGCCGAGTGTGGCGGCGGAAGCAGAAGATGGGTGGACGGTAGT
- the LOC102618025 gene encoding late embryogenesis abundant protein D-34 yields the protein MSQEQPRRPIKYGDVFSVEGEIAEMAVAPRDAALMQTAENAMLGQIQKGTAASMMQSAAERNEKGGFVGHDDMADVAAGQGVSITETNLPGRRIITEEIGGQVVGQYSQPSSLQSLAPPSSHGEVKGGGITIGEALEATALTAGKKPVEWSDAAAIQAAEVRATGRINITPGGVAAAAQSAATINARTTRDEDKTKLADILTDATAKLPADKQVTRKDAEGVAAAEMRNDPMLTTHPAGVAASVAAAARLNQSNKN from the exons atgagCCAGGAACAACCACGAAGGCCGATCAAGTACGGTGATGTGTTCTCGGTTGAAGGTGAGATTGCGGAGATGGCGGTGGCGCCGAGAGACGCGGCATTGATGCAGACGGCGGAAAACGCGATGCTAGGGCAGATACAGAAGGGAACTGCAGCGTCGATGATGCAGTCGGCGGCTGAGAGGAATGAGAAGGGAGGCTTTGTGGGCCATGACGACATGGCTGATGTGGCTGCCGGTCAAGGTGTTAGCATCACCGAGACTAATCTTCCTGGAAGAAGAATTATTACTGAGGAAATTGGTGGACAG GTTGTTGGGCAGTATAGCCAACCGTCGTCGCTGCAGTCCTTGGCACCGCCATCTTCGCACGGAGAAGTTAAAGGTGGTGGAATCACAATTGGTGAGGCTCTTGAAGCGACGGCCCTTACAGCCGGAAAGAAGCCGGTTGAGTGGAGCGACGCCGCCGCCATTCAAGCAGCCGAAGTGAGAGCCACGGGCCGGATCAACATAACCCCCGGTGGCGTCGCCGCTGCGGCCCAGTCAGCTGCAACCATCAATGCAAGAACGACTCGAGATGAGGACAAGACAAAGCTTGCTGACATTTTAACA GATGCCACGGCGAAGTTACCGGCGGACAAGCAAGTGACACGGAAGGATGCAGAAGGGGTGGCGGCCGCCGAGATGAGGAATGATCCGATGCTGACTACACACCCTGCCGGTGTGGCAGCGTCCGTGGCTGCGGCAGCTAGGCTCAACCAGAGTAATAAAAACTAA
- the LOC102617835 gene encoding pre-rRNA-processing protein TSR2 isoform X1, translating to MANANTSAGAQGPPPQLSPESAPLFSEGISLVLSRWSALQMAIKNEWGGRGSRALAEQLGSDIFAWFTQSKETLYIDDLENILDEGMLSLNAMIEDGSIEEVAERLMVMHEEFLEGNYESIIKLRETRPQAVAGSHIRQSVNGDNDDDDSTDDDDESSNMMVDTPESNSQSNSVNVQASEVRPSVAAEAEDGWTVVSSKRKGKRN from the exons ATGGCCAACGCAAACACAAGTGCTGGAGCACAGGGGCCCCCGCCGCAGTTATCTCCAGAATCGGCGCCCCTGTTCAGTGAAGGCATATCTTTAGTTCTCTCCCGGTGGTCGGCTCTTCAGATGGCCATCAAGAACGAGTGGGGCGGTCGCGGCTCTCGCGCCTTAGCCGAACAGCTCGGCTCCGATATTTTCGCCTGGTTCACTCAGTCTAAAg AGACTCTTTATATTGATGATCTAGAGAACATTCTCGATGAAGGTATGCTTTCTCTCAACGCAATGATTGAGGATGGAAGTATTGAGGAG GTGGCTGAAAGATTAATGGTCATGCATGAAGAATTTTTGGAAGGTAATTATGAGTCTATTATAAAACTGAGGGAAACTCGTCCGCAGGCAGTTGCTGGTTCACATATCAGACAG AGTGTGAACGGTgacaatgatgatgatgatagcACAGATGACGATGATGAATCATCCAACATGATGGTGGATACACCAGAATCGAATTCGCAGTCAAATTCAGTTAATGTTCAAGCCAGTGAGGTGAGGCCGAGTGTGGCGGCGGAAGCAGAAGATGGGTGGACGGTAGT